Proteins from a single region of Oncorhynchus keta strain PuntledgeMale-10-30-2019 unplaced genomic scaffold, Oket_V2 Un_scaffold_5451_pilon_pilon, whole genome shotgun sequence:
- the LOC118383606 gene encoding N-acetylaspartate synthetase-like isoform X2, whose protein sequence is MGDIEGHYMKTPDSCLWVAVLEGSVVGVVAACALRGEAGTVELHRMSVDRRCRQRGVGVALGRKVLQYAADRGYLSVVLGTTAYSPAAHQLYQTLGFRCVGVTKGYATPGVSRSVLEQLFYRVSHHHYRKDMTVHNTNTHSQQ, encoded by the exons ATGGGCGACATCGAGGGACATTACATGAAAACTCCAG ACTCCTGTCTGTGGGTTGCAGTGCTGGAGGGCAGTGTGGTGGGTGTAGTGGCGGCCTGTGCCCTGCGGGGGGAAGCTGGCACTGTGGAGCTGCATCGCATGTCGGTGGACCGGCGCTGTCGGCAACGTGGGGTTGGCGTTGCCCTCGGGCGGAAGGTTCTACAATATGCAGCGGACCGTGGCTACCTCTCTGTCGTCTTGGGAACCACGGCCTACTCGCCGGCTGCTCACCAGCTATACCAGACTCTGGGGTTCCGATGCGTCGGCGTCACCAAGGGATACGCCACGCCTGGCGTGAGCCGGTCGGTACTGGAGCAGCTCTTCTACCGGGTCAGTCATCACCACTACCGGAAGGACATGACCGTTCACAATACTAACACTCACAGCCAGCAGTGA
- the LOC118383606 gene encoding N-acetylaspartate synthetase-like isoform X1, giving the protein MEDNNNQVTTKCHQKGNNGFRTDRVVVRKFESADYPDVERIFIDGLMEMVPDTAFRGLKHHPESLLLYAAMTIVCFVATKSFLLTCLVPLAVLCARCYYSRRVVLGYLERAKLTDMGDIEGHYMKTPDSCLWVAVLEGSVVGVVAACALRGEAGTVELHRMSVDRRCRQRGVGVALGRKVLQYAADRGYLSVVLGTTAYSPAAHQLYQTLGFRCVGVTKGYATPGVSRSVLEQLFYRVSHHHYRKDMTVHNTNTHSQQ; this is encoded by the exons ATGGAAGACAACAACAACCAAGTGACAACAAAGTGCCATCAGAAAGGGAATAATGGATTTAGAACGGACCGTGTGGTTGTGCGTAAATTCGAAAGCGCTGACTATCCGGACGTCGAGCGCATATTCATTGACGGGTTGATGGAGATGGTTCCGGATACCGCGTTTAGAGGGTTAAAACATCACCCCGAGAGCCTGCTCCTGTACGCCGCTATGACAA TTGTTTGTTTTGTTGCGACCAAGTCGTTCTTGCTGACTTGTTTGGTGCCTCTCGCTGTCCTGTGCGCGCGCTGCTACTACAGCAGGAGAGTTGTCCTTGGTTACCTGGAGCGCGCCAAACTCACGGATATGGGCGACATCGAGGGACATTACATGAAAACTCCAG ACTCCTGTCTGTGGGTTGCAGTGCTGGAGGGCAGTGTGGTGGGTGTAGTGGCGGCCTGTGCCCTGCGGGGGGAAGCTGGCACTGTGGAGCTGCATCGCATGTCGGTGGACCGGCGCTGTCGGCAACGTGGGGTTGGCGTTGCCCTCGGGCGGAAGGTTCTACAATATGCAGCGGACCGTGGCTACCTCTCTGTCGTCTTGGGAACCACGGCCTACTCGCCGGCTGCTCACCAGCTATACCAGACTCTGGGGTTCCGATGCGTCGGCGTCACCAAGGGATACGCCACGCCTGGCGTGAGCCGGTCGGTACTGGAGCAGCTCTTCTACCGGGTCAGTCATCACCACTACCGGAAGGACATGACCGTTCACAATACTAACACTCACAGCCAGCAGTGA